A single window of Flavobacterium aestivum DNA harbors:
- a CDS encoding S41 family peptidase, with protein MRKVYSVFIIIVQFAFGQEKLSETQKLATTCKVWGYLKYYHPNVADGSKNWDEQLFQILPKVDEVQTATEFSLVMENWITSLGEVKGYKAGKPNSKVDYFTKNIDFKWIDNSKLFSKTLRNKLKFIEENKYQGKPYYVQYGEPLLDFKKEIKYSDFKWADRNLRLLALFRYWNYVEYFFPYKYQMDQNWDAALNEMLPKFSTPDSEIDFVLAMKELVTKLNDTHASLSSFKLFDYFGDKWMAVTIKIIDEEVVVTGFQNDSLAKIDDFKIGDVITKIDGKTIAQIIKENKKYVEGSNPSAVLDRFYWVILMGKSNTSEIEFIRDGNTSIKTIKRYSYRDLKIQFPEKEKWKLLSDNIGYVNLEALEINDVPIVMEQFKNTKSIIFDIRNHGNDTNFAIAEYLNPSPKEFVKYIDPDLSYPGRFIWRVGIEKCGKTNADYYKGKVVILVNEKTFSHGEYTAMGLQVAPNATIIGSQTAGADGANAKFEVIKGFPTSFTCYGVFYPNKKETQRIGIVPNIEVKQTIKGIQEGKDEVLDRAIRYSNTGK; from the coding sequence ATGAGAAAAGTTTATTCTGTTTTTATTATAATAGTTCAGTTTGCATTTGGTCAGGAAAAATTATCTGAGACCCAAAAACTTGCCACCACTTGCAAAGTTTGGGGCTACTTAAAATATTATCATCCAAATGTTGCTGATGGAAGTAAAAATTGGGACGAACAATTGTTTCAGATTTTACCAAAAGTTGACGAAGTACAAACTGCAACGGAATTTTCATTGGTAATGGAAAATTGGATTACTTCATTAGGAGAAGTTAAAGGATACAAAGCTGGTAAGCCCAATTCAAAAGTTGACTATTTTACAAAAAATATTGATTTTAAATGGATTGACAATTCTAAGTTATTTTCTAAAACCTTAAGGAATAAACTCAAATTTATTGAAGAGAATAAATATCAAGGGAAACCATATTATGTTCAATATGGTGAACCTCTTTTAGACTTTAAAAAAGAAATTAAATATTCAGATTTTAAATGGGCTGATAGAAATTTACGCCTTTTGGCACTTTTTAGGTATTGGAATTATGTAGAATACTTTTTTCCCTATAAATACCAAATGGATCAAAACTGGGATGCAGCTTTAAATGAGATGTTGCCTAAATTCAGTACCCCTGATTCTGAAATAGATTTCGTTTTGGCAATGAAAGAACTAGTGACAAAATTAAATGACACCCATGCTTCTTTGTCTTCTTTTAAATTGTTTGACTATTTTGGCGATAAATGGATGGCAGTAACGATTAAGATCATTGATGAAGAGGTTGTTGTGACTGGATTTCAAAATGATTCATTAGCAAAAATCGATGATTTCAAAATTGGGGATGTAATCACAAAAATTGATGGAAAAACTATAGCCCAGATTATAAAGGAAAATAAAAAATATGTTGAAGGCTCTAATCCTAGTGCCGTTCTTGATAGATTTTATTGGGTTATCCTTATGGGCAAATCAAATACTTCTGAAATTGAATTTATTAGAGATGGAAACACATCCATTAAAACAATAAAAAGGTATTCATATAGAGATTTAAAAATTCAATTTCCAGAGAAAGAAAAATGGAAGCTTTTATCTGACAATATAGGGTATGTTAATCTAGAGGCGTTGGAAATCAATGATGTTCCAATAGTTATGGAGCAATTTAAAAATACAAAATCAATAATTTTTGACATCAGAAATCATGGCAATGATACTAATTTTGCCATCGCTGAATACCTAAATCCTTCCCCAAAAGAGTTCGTCAAATATATAGATCCTGATTTAAGTTACCCTGGCCGGTTTATTTGGAGAGTAGGAATTGAAAAATGTGGAAAAACTAATGCTGATTATTACAAAGGAAAAGTGGTGATTTTAGTAAATGAAAAAACATTTAGTCACGGTGAATATACAGCAATGGGTTTACAAGTGGCTCCAAATGCAACAATAATTGGCAGCCAAACTGCAGGAGCTGATGGTGCAAATGCCAAATTTGAAGTTATCAAAGGATTTCCAACCTCATTTACATGTTATGGGGTTTTCTATCCAAATAAAAAAGAAACGCAAAGAATAGGTATTGTTCCAAATATTGAAGTAAAACAAACAATAAAAGGTATTCAGGAAGGAAAAGATGAAGTGCTGGATAGAGCTATACGATATAGCAATACAGGTAAATAA
- a CDS encoding META domain-containing protein, whose amino-acid sequence MRKWIQLLIIVLFITSCKSAMIAPKEVVETEPTLAYKQQMENLEHGIYFRANGNEPEWSLKISENDIEFTSLKPGFESLKGAHVDPIRAMDANVKMYRVATAKGIMNIQIQQQECINMMSGYKSAYTVRIEIPKEKSGDSTNFNGCGSYITDSRLHDIWVLEKLNGNAASLTNFSKELPNLEINSTTNQFMGFAGCNRMSGTIFFEKGLLRFSNTITTLMACGDNNKESEFITALESTTAYKVENLRLTLSNQSGVELVFKKVD is encoded by the coding sequence ATGAGGAAGTGGATTCAATTATTGATAATTGTCTTATTTATTACCAGTTGTAAAAGTGCTATGATAGCTCCTAAAGAAGTAGTAGAAACAGAACCTACATTAGCCTACAAACAACAAATGGAAAATTTAGAGCATGGAATTTATTTTAGAGCGAATGGTAACGAACCGGAGTGGAGTTTGAAAATATCCGAAAATGATATTGAGTTCACTTCTTTGAAACCTGGTTTTGAATCACTAAAAGGTGCTCATGTAGACCCCATTAGAGCAATGGATGCCAATGTAAAAATGTATCGTGTTGCCACTGCAAAAGGGATAATGAATATTCAAATACAGCAGCAAGAATGCATTAATATGATGTCTGGATACAAGTCAGCTTATACAGTTCGAATAGAAATCCCAAAAGAAAAATCTGGAGATTCAACTAATTTTAATGGTTGTGGGAGTTATATAACGGATTCACGTTTACATGATATTTGGGTTTTAGAAAAACTAAATGGAAATGCTGCGAGCTTAACGAACTTCAGTAAAGAATTGCCTAATTTAGAAATCAACAGTACAACGAATCAATTCATGGGATTTGCGGGTTGTAATCGTATGAGCGGAACTATTTTCTTTGAAAAAGGATTGCTTAGATTTTCGAATACCATCACTACTCTGATGGCGTGTGGGGATAATAATAAAGAAAGTGAATTTATTACGGCATTAGAAAGTACTACAGCTTATAAAGTAGAAAACTTGCGATTGACACTGAGTAATCAATCAGGGGTAGAGTTAGTGTTTAAAAAAGTAGATTAG
- a CDS encoding rhomboid family intramembrane serine protease produces MNAILIGIIVANVLISYKGFNDISFFRKYEFHIGSIRAGEQIRMISSGFLHVDIAHLVFNMLTLYFFAPVVFSYLGAFSFVLVYFGSLIFGSLLTMLLHKEDYSYRAVGASGAVTGVLYSAILLRPDMMLGLFFIIPIPAYLFGIVYLLYSIYGMKAKNDNIGHTAHFGGAIGGYLITLLRDPQLLEEHTLMVVLLAIPIVILFGMEKMGKL; encoded by the coding sequence ATGAATGCCATTTTGATTGGAATTATTGTTGCTAACGTGCTTATAAGTTATAAAGGATTTAATGATATATCATTTTTTAGAAAATATGAATTTCATATTGGTAGTATACGAGCAGGCGAGCAGATTAGAATGATTTCTTCAGGGTTTCTACATGTTGATATAGCGCATTTGGTATTCAATATGTTGACACTCTATTTTTTTGCTCCGGTAGTCTTTAGTTATTTAGGTGCTTTTTCGTTTGTGTTGGTCTATTTCGGAAGCTTGATTTTCGGGAGCTTGTTAACAATGTTACTCCATAAAGAGGATTATAGTTATAGGGCAGTAGGTGCATCGGGAGCTGTTACGGGGGTGTTATATTCGGCTATATTGTTGCGTCCCGATATGATGTTGGGATTGTTCTTTATTATTCCGATCCCGGCATATTTGTTTGGAATTGTGTACTTGTTGTACTCGATCTATGGGATGAAAGCAAAGAATGATAACATTGGTCATACTGCTCATTTTGGAGGGGCTATAGGAGGGTATTTGATTACGCTTTTAAGAGATCCTCAATTATTGGAAGAACATACTTTGATGGTTGTGCTTTTAGCTATCCCGATAGTGATTCTTTTTGGTATGGAAAAAATGGGTAAACTTTAA
- a CDS encoding RMD1 family protein: protein MKESDLIKIEAIQIAEAFNIKKIRAEFGVEAYSSSPSEIFYTLGNKKRYLYIFDYGVVVFANYAETKKKELLLFLQNYASTAVHFDLSEEYRIEVDKSLSKVVIKNDYVLVPYIDPSVLRIVMLNIGQSVALDYYEILTDELISSSREYILELEKRGKLSISKIDLLKYIGKVLNIKNSIVDNLYILDDPNLVWDNEDLNLLNLHLKTNFDINPRFKDLDYRLAIVEDNLRLFTDVLNVRESSRLEWIVIILIFMEIMIALLFH from the coding sequence ATGAAAGAATCCGATTTAATCAAAATTGAAGCCATTCAAATAGCGGAAGCTTTTAATATTAAAAAAATCCGAGCTGAATTTGGGGTTGAAGCTTATTCCAGTTCTCCTTCGGAAATTTTTTATACTTTGGGAAATAAAAAAAGATACCTCTATATATTTGATTATGGAGTAGTTGTATTTGCTAATTATGCTGAAACAAAGAAAAAAGAATTACTCCTTTTTCTCCAAAATTATGCCTCTACTGCTGTCCATTTTGATTTATCTGAAGAATATAGAATAGAAGTTGATAAAAGCTTGTCAAAAGTAGTCATCAAAAACGACTATGTTTTAGTTCCCTATATTGATCCTTCCGTCTTAAGAATTGTAATGCTTAATATTGGTCAGTCTGTTGCTCTGGATTACTATGAAATTCTTACCGATGAACTCATCAGCTCTTCAAGAGAATATATACTAGAATTGGAAAAACGTGGGAAATTGAGTATTTCTAAAATCGATTTACTCAAGTATATCGGGAAAGTATTGAATATTAAAAACAGTATTGTTGATAATCTTTACATACTTGATGACCCCAATTTAGTATGGGACAATGAAGATCTTAATTTACTAAACCTCCATCTAAAAACTAATTTTGACATTAACCCCCGTTTCAAAGATCTTGATTATCGACTTGCTATTGTCGAAGATAACCTTAGGCTTTTTACAGATGTTCTGAATGTACGAGAAAGCTCCCGATTAGAATGGATTGTGATTATATTAATCTTTATGGAAATAATGATAGCATTGCTCTTTCACTAA
- a CDS encoding lysophospholipid acyltransferase family protein — MLPFRLLYLFSDFIYIIIYHIVGYRKKTVRKNLAITLPHLSDKERLVIEKKFYHHMCDMFLEMIKTMNISKEEICKRFVFKNIEIYKELEKQERSVALICSHYASYEWIISMNYYTLFQGYGIYKQIKNPYFDKLVHKIRSKFNAKLITTKQTVPTIIKNNRDKKLSIYGFASDQSPKEKNAFHHTEFMGIKVPVHTGAEMLAKRYNMNVVYLNTKKVKRGYYEATLELLSDNPREVPNYEITDQFIKLLEKQIYETPEYYLWTHKRWKHGHTDSNNQEKE; from the coding sequence ATGCTTCCCTTCAGGCTCTTATATCTGTTTTCAGACTTTATATATATAATCATTTATCATATTGTTGGCTACCGAAAAAAAACTGTTAGAAAAAACCTAGCAATAACCTTGCCACATTTATCAGACAAAGAAAGATTAGTTATAGAAAAAAAATTCTATCATCACATGTGTGACATGTTTTTGGAAATGATAAAAACAATGAATATTTCAAAAGAAGAAATATGTAAAAGATTCGTATTCAAAAATATAGAGATATACAAAGAGCTTGAAAAACAAGAAAGAAGCGTTGCTTTAATTTGTTCTCATTACGCTAGTTACGAGTGGATTATTTCAATGAATTATTATACACTTTTTCAAGGTTATGGAATTTACAAACAAATAAAAAACCCATATTTTGACAAATTAGTACATAAAATTCGTTCAAAATTTAATGCCAAATTAATCACTACAAAACAAACCGTGCCTACTATTATAAAAAATAACCGCGATAAGAAACTATCTATCTATGGTTTTGCAAGTGACCAATCTCCAAAGGAAAAAAACGCTTTTCACCACACCGAGTTTATGGGAATCAAAGTCCCTGTTCATACTGGTGCCGAAATGTTAGCGAAAAGATACAACATGAATGTCGTCTATCTCAATACCAAAAAAGTAAAACGAGGCTATTATGAAGCAACTCTAGAATTACTTTCGGATAATCCCCGCGAAGTTCCAAACTATGAAATTACAGACCAATTCATAAAACTACTGGAAAAACAAATCTACGAGACTCCAGAATACTATTTATGGACCCATAAAAGATGGAAACACGGTCATACAGATTCAAATAATCAAGAAAAAGAATAG
- a CDS encoding SIMPL domain-containing protein, producing the protein MKKAVVLIACLFTVLTYGQETKQIPQVNVSGEGKVKVTPDQVLILATVETKGNNSKEVKKQNDEQMESVLKLVKSMNLAPADYKTKRVSLNPQYDYEKKKNNYNATQTIEILLRDLSKYDALMEGLVDQGINRIDNVTFQSSKLAQYQSDARKLAMKDAKTKAEDYVSVLGQKITSAILIADNSQNYYPQPVYMAMKGAMGAQSDASPRETMAVGEIEIVANVSVSFKLE; encoded by the coding sequence ATGAAAAAAGCAGTAGTATTAATCGCTTGTCTATTTACAGTTTTGACTTATGGTCAAGAAACAAAACAAATTCCTCAGGTAAATGTGTCTGGAGAGGGAAAGGTGAAAGTAACTCCTGATCAGGTGTTAATTTTGGCAACTGTAGAAACAAAGGGGAATAATAGTAAAGAGGTTAAGAAACAAAATGATGAGCAAATGGAATCGGTTTTAAAGTTGGTTAAGAGCATGAATTTGGCTCCGGCAGATTATAAAACCAAAAGAGTTTCATTGAATCCTCAATACGATTATGAAAAGAAGAAAAACAATTATAATGCAACGCAAACTATTGAGATCTTATTAAGAGACTTGTCAAAGTATGATGCGTTAATGGAAGGTTTAGTTGATCAAGGGATAAATAGAATTGATAATGTAACTTTTCAATCTTCAAAATTGGCGCAATACCAATCTGATGCAAGAAAATTGGCTATGAAAGATGCGAAAACGAAAGCAGAGGATTATGTGTCTGTTTTAGGGCAAAAAATTACCTCAGCAATACTAATTGCAGATAATTCACAAAACTATTACCCACAGCCGGTATATATGGCTATGAAAGGGGCAATGGGGGCTCAAAGTGATGCTTCTCCAAGAGAAACGATGGCTGTTGGAGAAATTGAAATAGTAGCCAATGTAAGTGTGAGTTTTAAATTGGAATAA
- a CDS encoding YchJ family protein: protein MASEKCYCGSLEPFELCCNRYINGTQKAPTALALMKSRYSAYATHQADYLLETTHSSQRKLYSKAEILNWATANQWQKLEIISVTDTTVEFKAYFKDENNEDQVHHEFSTFKQENGSWFYVDGTFK, encoded by the coding sequence ATGGCTTCAGAAAAATGCTACTGTGGTTCTTTGGAACCTTTTGAGTTATGTTGCAATCGCTATATCAATGGGACACAAAAAGCCCCAACAGCTTTGGCATTGATGAAATCAAGATATTCAGCTTATGCAACCCATCAAGCCGATTATTTATTAGAAACTACTCATAGTTCACAAAGAAAACTGTATTCGAAAGCCGAAATTTTGAACTGGGCTACAGCCAATCAATGGCAGAAACTCGAAATCATTTCGGTTACAGATACTACAGTAGAGTTCAAAGCTTATTTTAAGGATGAAAATAATGAGGATCAAGTGCACCATGAGTTTTCTACTTTTAAGCAAGAAAACGGAAGTTGGTTCTATGTAGATGGAACGTTTAAGTAA
- a CDS encoding EamA/RhaT family transporter: MLFLILSIICSVTVGVIFKFTRVYSLNTIQIVAVNYVAALVLCYLIFSPDLNALETTSPWGIYAALGIFLPSVFLFLASSIKFMGIVKTDAAQRLSLFIPILAAWFLFGEHFNAFKISALLVGFPALLLILAKPTSNQENKWIYPALVLLGFGVIDILFKQIALYSTLPFTTSLFVVFAIALVVAGMVVGYKIFLRKEELSPKSFLFGGLVGIFNFGNIFFYLKAHQAFSQNPSTVFAGMNMGVIVIGSLVGIFIFKEKVTKLNLTGLFLALLAIVLIVASQMS, encoded by the coding sequence ATGCTTTTCTTGATTCTGAGTATTATTTGCAGTGTAACTGTAGGGGTAATTTTTAAATTTACTCGAGTTTATTCGTTAAACACAATTCAAATTGTTGCTGTCAATTATGTTGCAGCCTTAGTTCTTTGTTATTTGATTTTTAGTCCAGATTTAAATGCCCTAGAAACCACATCGCCTTGGGGTATATATGCAGCTCTTGGTATTTTCTTACCATCCGTATTTCTTTTTCTGGCTTCATCCATCAAATTTATGGGGATCGTAAAAACCGATGCTGCACAACGATTATCCCTTTTTATTCCCATTTTGGCAGCTTGGTTCCTTTTTGGAGAACATTTTAATGCTTTTAAAATTTCAGCACTTTTAGTTGGATTTCCAGCATTACTACTCATTCTGGCAAAACCTACTTCAAACCAAGAAAACAAATGGATTTATCCAGCCTTAGTATTATTGGGCTTTGGAGTAATTGATATCTTGTTTAAGCAAATCGCTTTGTACTCAACTCTTCCTTTTACAACATCTTTGTTTGTGGTTTTTGCTATTGCATTGGTTGTAGCGGGAATGGTTGTAGGCTATAAAATATTTCTTAGAAAAGAAGAACTAAGCCCCAAGAGTTTTCTTTTTGGGGGCTTGGTGGGGATTTTTAATTTTGGTAATATATTTTTCTATCTCAAAGCACATCAAGCTTTTTCACAAAATCCATCAACTGTATTTGCAGGAATGAATATGGGGGTCATTGTGATTGGCAGCCTTGTGGGAATCTTTATTTTTAAAGAAAAAGTAACCAAACTAAATTTAACTGGACTCTTTTTAGCCTTATTGGCAATTGTTTTAATTGTGGCTTCACAGATGAGTTAG
- a CDS encoding TlpA family protein disulfide reductase: MSLKESLGKVTIVDFWASWCGPCRKENPNVVAIYNELHSKGLNIIGVSLDEDPAKWKEAIAKDKLTWTQVSNLKGWEEPIAKQYKVESIPATFILDKSGNVVAQDLRGDELKAKIIELLGK, encoded by the coding sequence ATTTCCCTCAAAGAAAGCTTAGGAAAAGTAACGATAGTTGATTTTTGGGCTTCATGGTGCGGTCCTTGTCGAAAAGAAAATCCTAATGTAGTAGCCATTTATAATGAATTACATTCTAAAGGACTTAACATAATTGGTGTTTCTCTAGATGAAGATCCTGCAAAATGGAAAGAAGCCATAGCCAAAGATAAATTAACTTGGACACAAGTATCTAATCTTAAAGGCTGGGAAGAACCAATTGCCAAACAATATAAAGTAGAATCAATTCCAGCTACTTTTATTCTTGATAAGTCAGGAAATGTAGTTGCACAAGATTTAAGAGGCGATGAGCTTAAAGCAAAAATCATAGAATTATTAGGAAAATAA
- a CDS encoding KTSC domain-containing protein — translation MKKIVEYRKLLNVEKTVELKDLKTIYRNAMKDAHPDKFQGDEAGLKAAEENSKKIIEAYHFLVSINPETIKQNLPEYTETISTSTITDYKFVEGRLIINFSNGSVYEYISVPKATYVKMVNADSPGRFAKRHILNAYTWRKTINQD, via the coding sequence ATGAAAAAAATAGTTGAATACCGCAAACTGCTTAACGTAGAAAAAACAGTAGAGCTTAAAGATTTAAAAACCATTTATCGCAATGCGATGAAAGATGCGCATCCTGATAAATTTCAAGGTGATGAAGCAGGATTAAAAGCGGCTGAAGAAAACAGTAAAAAAATTATTGAAGCCTACCACTTTTTGGTAAGTATCAATCCTGAGACAATTAAACAAAACTTACCAGAGTATACTGAGACTATCTCTACATCAACAATTACAGATTACAAATTTGTTGAAGGTAGATTAATCATCAATTTCTCAAACGGAAGTGTTTATGAATACATCAGTGTTCCTAAAGCTACTTACGTAAAAATGGTTAATGCAGATTCTCCTGGAAGATTTGCAAAAAGACACATTCTTAACGCCTATACTTGGAGAAAAACTATTAATCAAGACTAG
- a CDS encoding nuclear transport factor 2 family protein, with amino-acid sequence MKKCISIVLLIVTCIAYSQKKTNGTIYVEHPAITTVEAMTQAFVSGDANKVASYLADDFKYYSGTTTNKDDKGLDKAAFLKTVQTWKENIDYPSIKRSKGAYPDALEYKDENQKDVVWVQTWEDIKGVQKQTGVKIDRPLHRLFTVDKNNKIKTLINYSTSTVNDEINQSFADRKNGEIYNHHENINSVRKMVHAFENKDFDKAYSFYDDKATFSDINSTDINKEYTLAEQKENDKKMFEMFDLVSIDQVGYPDYLHYELDDARIVQSWWKIRLIRKSDKKNIVLPILFIDTFDDKGKITSEIAYYSQKLLEAK; translated from the coding sequence ATGAAAAAATGTATTTCAATTGTATTGCTGATTGTGACATGCATCGCATACTCTCAAAAAAAAACAAATGGTACTATTTATGTAGAGCATCCTGCTATAACTACTGTAGAAGCCATGACCCAAGCCTTTGTTAGTGGAGACGCAAACAAAGTAGCCAGCTACTTAGCTGATGATTTTAAATATTATAGCGGTACAACAACAAATAAGGACGATAAAGGATTAGATAAAGCGGCATTCTTAAAGACAGTTCAAACTTGGAAAGAAAACATAGACTACCCTAGTATTAAACGATCAAAAGGTGCTTATCCTGATGCATTAGAATATAAAGATGAAAATCAAAAAGATGTTGTTTGGGTACAAACTTGGGAAGACATAAAAGGAGTACAAAAGCAAACAGGCGTAAAAATAGATAGACCCTTACATCGTTTGTTTACGGTAGATAAAAACAATAAAATAAAAACGTTGATTAATTATTCGACCAGTACTGTGAATGATGAAATCAATCAAAGTTTCGCAGATAGAAAGAATGGTGAAATCTACAATCATCATGAAAACATTAATTCCGTTCGGAAAATGGTACATGCCTTTGAAAATAAAGATTTTGACAAGGCATATAGTTTTTATGATGACAAAGCAACTTTTAGTGATATCAATTCAACTGATATAAACAAAGAATACACACTGGCAGAACAAAAAGAAAACGACAAAAAAATGTTCGAAATGTTCGATCTTGTGAGCATTGACCAAGTAGGGTATCCTGATTATTTACATTATGAATTAGATGATGCAAGAATAGTTCAATCGTGGTGGAAAATTAGATTAATCCGAAAATCTGATAAGAAAAATATTGTGCTGCCCATTTTATTCATAGATACTTTTGATGATAAAGGAAAAATAACCTCTGAAATAGCATACTATAGTCAAAAATTACTAGAAGCAAAATAA
- a CDS encoding DUF4369 domain-containing protein, which translates to MKKIILFLSAAAILTSCSKDKYTISGTAAGFENGKSVILEAQDEKGMGLIAVDTVKIENGKFEIEGKVTEPAFHTLQIEGVQGKIPFILENGDIKIVVNKDTIQKSKISGTYSNDEFVKFNEDLVKVQKPLMDFQTANMQKMQTAQQNKDTAVINSLMQEYSKIQAEVGVTSKAKYVDYANTHPKSFISVLIIKSMGDDPTVDAKKIESMFNSLEETLKNTKPGKAIKAKLTEMKTPSVGATAAPTAK; encoded by the coding sequence ATGAAAAAAATTATTTTATTTCTTAGTGCTGCAGCAATCCTAACTTCTTGCAGTAAAGATAAATACACAATTTCAGGAACTGCAGCTGGATTCGAGAATGGAAAATCAGTTATTCTTGAAGCTCAAGATGAGAAAGGAATGGGATTAATTGCTGTTGATACAGTAAAAATAGAAAATGGTAAATTCGAAATCGAAGGAAAAGTAACAGAACCTGCTTTCCATACTTTACAAATTGAAGGAGTACAAGGTAAAATCCCTTTTATTCTTGAAAACGGAGATATTAAAATCGTAGTAAACAAAGATACAATCCAAAAATCTAAAATTTCTGGAACCTATAGCAATGACGAGTTTGTAAAATTCAATGAAGACCTTGTTAAAGTTCAAAAACCTTTAATGGATTTTCAAACTGCTAACATGCAAAAAATGCAAACTGCGCAACAAAACAAAGACACTGCTGTAATTAATTCATTAATGCAAGAATACTCTAAAATTCAAGCTGAAGTTGGCGTTACATCAAAAGCTAAATATGTTGATTACGCAAATACACACCCAAAATCTTTCATCAGTGTATTGATCATCAAAAGCATGGGCGATGATCCAACTGTAGATGCTAAAAAAATTGAATCAATGTTCAACAGCCTTGAAGAAACTTTAAAAAACACTAAACCTGGAAAAGCAATAAAAGCTAAACTTACAGAAATGAAAACTCCTTCTGTTGGTGCTACTGCTGCTCCAACTGCTAAATGA